One window of the Salvelinus fontinalis isolate EN_2023a chromosome 2, ASM2944872v1, whole genome shotgun sequence genome contains the following:
- the LOC129811763 gene encoding beta-1,3-galactosyl-O-glycosyl-glycoprotein beta-1,6-N-acetylglucosaminyltransferase 4-like, whose product MKMRCVFPSRLRKNHFISSLSSLLGICALLLLCLKVTVKNSVTIEQYGTTAGYGDVEPPHRYNIDCNAIYNMDPAEVGKSLVIRKQGGVWEQDENLINLTSNCPRYLRSRGYGAVQVSEEEQAFPLAYSLVVHKSASMVDKILRAVYTPNNIYCIHYDLKSSELFKEAMEGLARCLPNVFIASKLETVMYASISRLKADLNCLADLMGSEVKWRYVINLCGQDFPLRSNIELVADLKKLQGGNMMETSRPSKYKKQRFSFHHKLQDAAFEYIQMPVKTDKAKEPPPHGIQMFIGSAYFVLSREFVVYVNTSTLARDFLVWSSDTYSPDEHFWATLTRVPGVPGEVPRAQADVTDLMSKTRLVKWSYLEGPLYPTCTGKHVRSVCIYGAAELNWLMNYGSWFANKVDPKVDPVLIQCLEEKLQEKQRLLVKAKKSQPKTPSSGKC is encoded by the coding sequence ATGAAAATGAGATGTGTTTTTCCAAGCAGACTGCGGAAGAATCATTTTATTTCTTCTTTATCGTCGCTGCTAGGGATCTGTGCCTTGCTGCTGCTCTGCCTAAAGGTCACAGTTAAAAACAGTGTTACTATTGAACAGTACGGGACTACCGCAGGCTACGGTGACGTCGAGCCTCCCCACCGCTACAACATTGACTGCAATGCCATCTACAACATGGATCCGGCCGAGGTGGGGAAGTCGCTGGTCATCAGAAAACAAGGGGGGGTGTGGGAGCAGGATGAGAACTTGATCAACCTGACCTCTAACTGCCCGCGCTACCTCCGCTCCCGGGGCTATGGGGCCGTCCAGGTGTCCGAAGAGGAGCAGGCCTTCCCACTGGCTTACTCCCTGGTGGTCCACAAATCTGCTTCCATGGTGGACAAGATCCTCCGGGCCGTCTACACCCCCAACAATATCTACTGTATCCACTACGACCTGAAGTCATCAGAACTGTTCAAAGAGGCCATGGAGGGTCTGGCCCGCTGTCTGCCCAACGTCTTTATCGCCTCTAAGCTGGAGACAGTGATGTACGCCAGCATTAGCCGCCTCAAAGCTGACCTTAACTGCCTGGCTGACCTCATGGGGTCAGAGGTCAAGTGGAGGTATGTCATCAACCTGTGCGGTCAGGACTTTCCCTTGCGCTCCAACATAGAGCTGGTGGCCGACCTGAAGAAGCTCCAGGGAGGTAATATGATGGAGACGAGTCGTCCAAGCAAATACAAGAAGCAGCGTTTCTCCTTCCACCACAAGCTGCAGGACGCCGCCTTCGAGTACATCCAGATGCCGGTGAAAACCGACAAGGCCAAGGAGCCTCCCCCACACGGCATCCAGATGTTCATCGGCAGTGCCTACTTCGTGCTCTCGCGGGAGTTTGTAGTGTACGTGAACACGTCTACACTGGCCAGGGATTTCCTGGTGTGGTCGAGCGACACCTACTCCCCAGACGAACACTTCTGGGCCACTCTGACACGGGTGCCAGGCGTGCCGGGCGAGGTGCCCCGGGCCCAGGCCGACGTCACAGACCTAATGAGCAAGACCAGGCTGGTGAAGTGGAGTTACCTGGAGGGACCGCTTTACCCAACATGCACAGGGAAACATGTCCGcagtgtgtgtatctatgggGCTGCGGAGCTGAACTGGCTCATGAACTACGGCAGCTGGTTCGCCAATAAGGTGGACCCCAAAGTTGACCCAGTCCTTATCCAGTGTCTGGAGGAGAAAttacaggagaaacagagactcTTGGTCAAGGCTAAGAAGTCACAACCAAAGACTCCCTCCTCTGGAAAATGTtaa